A genomic region of Dickeya solani IPO 2222 contains the following coding sequences:
- the ubiB gene encoding ubiquinone biosynthesis regulatory protein kinase UbiB, whose protein sequence is MTPGELLRLYRIIGVLLSYGLDELIPRIPLTTPLRLWRCLWFWLPNRHKEKPLGERLRLALQELGPVWIKFGQMMSTRRDLFPPAIADQLAMLQDQVEPFDGELARRQIETSMGGKLETWFDDFDVKPLASASIAQVHTARLKTTGKNIVIKVIRPDILPVIKADMRLMNRLAGWLPILLPDGRRLRPREVVREYEKTLLDELNLLREAANAIQLRRNFENSPMLYVPEVYSDYCTEQVLVMERIYGIPVSDVEALKRHGINMPLLAERGVQVFFTQVFRDSFFHADMHPGNIFISYEHPEDPQYIGIDCGIVGSLNKNDKRYLAENFIAFFNRDYRRVAELHVDSGWVPQDTNVEEFEFAIRTVCEPIFEKPLAEISFGHVLLNLFNTARRFNMEVQPQLVLLQKTLLYIEGVGRQLYPQLDLWKTAKPFLETWLKDQVGLPAMLRAFKEKAPFWAEKLPEIPELFYDGLRQHKMLKQNMALLTSELRTQRTRHGRAHYLLGVGATLLLSGTILLVSQVEADVVPAGLIAAGFVAWIVGWRCTR, encoded by the coding sequence ATCGGGGTGCTGCTGAGCTATGGTCTGGATGAACTGATTCCGCGTATTCCTCTGACGACGCCGTTGCGTCTTTGGCGTTGCCTGTGGTTCTGGCTGCCGAATCGTCACAAGGAAAAACCATTGGGTGAGCGTTTGCGTCTGGCGCTGCAGGAGCTGGGTCCGGTGTGGATCAAGTTCGGCCAGATGATGTCGACCCGCCGTGACTTGTTCCCCCCCGCTATTGCTGACCAACTGGCGATGTTGCAGGACCAGGTGGAGCCGTTTGATGGCGAGCTGGCCCGTCGGCAGATTGAGACGTCGATGGGCGGAAAACTGGAAACCTGGTTCGATGATTTTGACGTCAAACCGCTGGCGTCAGCGTCGATTGCCCAGGTGCATACCGCCAGGCTGAAAACCACCGGTAAGAACATCGTCATCAAAGTCATTCGCCCGGATATTCTGCCGGTCATCAAGGCGGACATGCGGCTGATGAATCGTCTGGCCGGTTGGCTGCCGATTCTGCTGCCTGATGGGCGTCGTCTGCGGCCGCGCGAAGTGGTGCGCGAGTATGAAAAAACGCTGCTGGATGAGCTGAACCTGCTGCGTGAAGCCGCCAACGCCATCCAGTTGCGGCGGAATTTTGAAAACAGTCCGATGCTGTATGTGCCGGAAGTCTATTCTGATTACTGCACCGAACAGGTGCTGGTGATGGAGCGTATTTACGGCATTCCGGTGTCGGATGTGGAAGCGCTGAAACGGCATGGCATCAATATGCCGTTGCTGGCCGAGCGCGGTGTACAAGTCTTTTTCACCCAGGTGTTCCGCGACAGTTTTTTCCATGCCGATATGCATCCCGGCAATATCTTCATCAGCTACGAGCATCCAGAAGACCCGCAATATATCGGCATTGACTGCGGCATTGTCGGTTCGTTGAATAAAAACGATAAGCGCTATCTGGCGGAGAACTTTATTGCCTTTTTCAACCGCGACTACCGCCGTGTCGCCGAACTGCATGTAGACTCCGGCTGGGTTCCGCAAGACACCAATGTAGAAGAGTTCGAATTCGCCATCCGTACCGTGTGTGAGCCAATATTTGAAAAGCCGTTAGCAGAAATTTCTTTCGGTCATGTATTATTGAACCTCTTTAATACGGCGCGTCGCTTCAATATGGAAGTGCAGCCCCAACTGGTGTTGCTTCAGAAGACGTTACTGTACATTGAGGGTGTGGGGCGTCAGCTCTACCCGCAGTTGGATTTGTGGAAGACGGCCAAGCCTTTTCTGGAAACCTGGCTGAAGGATCAGGTTGGATTGCCCGCCATGTTGCGCGCATTTAAAGAGAAGGCGCCGTTTTGGGCGGAAAAACTGCCTGAGATTCCCGAATTATTCTATGACGGTTTACGCCAGCATAAGATGCTGAAGCAGAACATGGCGCTGTTGACCAGCGAGCTGCGGACACAACGCACCCGTCATGGTCGGGCCCATTATCTGTTGGGTGTAGGGGCGACGCTGCTGTTGAGTGGGACGATACTGTTGGTCAGTCAGGTAGAGGCCGATGTCGTACCGGCTGGCCTGATCGCCGCCGGTTTTGTGGCCTGGATTGTTGGCTGGCGTTGCACCCGTTGA
- the tatA gene encoding Sec-independent protein translocase subunit TatA: MGGISIWNLLVIAVIVVLLFGTNKLRTLGSDLGASIKGFKKAMSDDQPAANDDKQQDADFATKSISEQKPQASQEDKSQHKEQV, from the coding sequence ATGGGCGGTATTAGTATCTGGAATCTGTTGGTTATCGCGGTGATCGTGGTACTGCTGTTCGGAACCAACAAACTGAGAACCCTGGGCTCCGACCTGGGCGCGTCAATTAAGGGCTTCAAGAAAGCGATGAGCGACGATCAGCCCGCTGCCAACGACGACAAACAGCAGGACGCTGACTTTGCGACCAAGTCCATTTCGGAACAGAAGCCGCAGGCCAGTCAGGAAGATAAAAGCCAGCATAAAGAGCAGGTGTAA
- the tatB gene encoding Sec-independent protein translocase protein TatB, whose amino-acid sequence MFDIGFSELLLVMVIGLVVLGPERLPVAVKTVAGWIRALRSLASTVQNELVQEMKLQELQDSLKKVEQASQLQNLSPELKASMDELKEAAEAMKRPHGIKLDGSDAPEHVPLADPEAAHDGVLEAERNVAPAVTTPLVETPQPAPRGDAMTAVPPTAPVSADVASVSHAESKTKSEPTTSVSSSQPSGDR is encoded by the coding sequence GTGTTTGATATCGGGTTTAGTGAACTGCTATTGGTGATGGTGATCGGTCTGGTAGTGCTGGGGCCTGAACGTCTGCCGGTAGCGGTAAAAACCGTGGCGGGATGGATTCGCGCGCTGCGCTCGCTGGCATCGACGGTGCAAAACGAGCTGGTGCAGGAGATGAAACTGCAGGAATTGCAGGACAGCCTGAAGAAAGTGGAGCAGGCCAGCCAACTGCAGAACTTGTCGCCGGAGCTCAAAGCGTCGATGGATGAACTGAAAGAGGCTGCCGAAGCGATGAAGCGCCCTCACGGTATCAAGCTGGATGGCAGTGACGCGCCGGAGCATGTACCGCTTGCCGATCCTGAGGCGGCGCACGATGGTGTTCTGGAAGCCGAGCGTAATGTCGCGCCAGCGGTCACCACGCCTCTCGTTGAGACACCGCAGCCGGCCCCGCGCGGCGATGCAATGACGGCGGTACCGCCGACAGCGCCTGTGTCTGCAGATGTTGCGTCCGTTAGCCATGCTGAAAGCAAGACCAAATCTGAACCGACGACGTCAGTGTCTTCTTCCCAACCTTCTGGTGATCGTTAA
- the tatC gene encoding Sec-independent protein translocase subunit TatC codes for MAVDQTQPLISHLIELRKRLLNSIISVLAMFLALVYFANDIYQFVSAPLIKQLPAGASMIATDVASPFFTPIKLTLIVSVFLSAPLVLYQVWAFVAPALYKHEQRLMMPLLVSSSLLFYMGMAFAYFVVFPLAFSFFAQTAPKGVLIATDINNYLDFVMALFMAFGVSFEVPVAIVLLCWSGVVTPESLKQKRPYVLVGAFVVGMLLTPPDVFSQTLLAIPMYLLFEIGVFFARFYVGKRRRAEDEDVDESAPSP; via the coding sequence ATGGCTGTTGATCAAACCCAACCACTGATCAGCCATCTGATCGAACTGCGTAAGCGGTTGTTGAATAGCATTATCAGCGTGCTGGCGATGTTTTTGGCACTGGTCTATTTCGCTAATGACATCTATCAGTTTGTCTCTGCGCCGCTAATCAAACAGTTGCCGGCCGGCGCCAGTATGATTGCGACTGACGTGGCCTCGCCGTTTTTCACCCCGATCAAGCTAACGCTGATTGTTTCGGTGTTTTTGTCTGCCCCGTTGGTGTTGTATCAGGTGTGGGCGTTTGTGGCGCCGGCGTTGTACAAACATGAGCAGCGGTTGATGATGCCGTTGTTGGTGTCCAGCAGCCTGTTGTTCTATATGGGAATGGCGTTCGCCTATTTCGTTGTCTTCCCGCTGGCGTTCAGCTTCTTTGCCCAGACCGCGCCGAAAGGGGTGCTGATTGCCACCGATATCAACAACTACCTCGATTTCGTGATGGCGCTATTCATGGCGTTCGGCGTGTCGTTCGAAGTGCCGGTGGCGATCGTGCTGCTGTGCTGGAGCGGGGTGGTGACGCCGGAGAGCCTGAAACAGAAGCGGCCCTATGTGCTGGTAGGCGCGTTCGTAGTTGGCATGTTGCTGACGCCGCCGGATGTGTTCTCCCAGACTTTGCTGGCGATCCCGATGTATTTGCTGTTTGAAATCGGCGTGTTTTTCGCCCGGTTCTACGTCGGCAAACGGCGTCGGGCGGAGGACGAAGACGTGGACGAGTCTGCGCCGTCTCCCTGA
- the tatD gene encoding 3'-5' ssDNA/RNA exonuclease TatD yields the protein MFDIGVNLTSSQFRTDREPVVARARQAGVTGLLLTGTNAEESEQACLLAAQYPDYCWSTAGVHPHDASGWSDDTAGLIHQLAGREQVLAIGECGLDFNRNFSTPQEQEQAFSAQLAIAAERAMPVFLHCRDAHARFMALLTPWLDKLPAAVLHCFTGSGDELNDSLRAGLMIGITGWVCDERRGLELRALLPRIPDDRLLLETDAPYLLPRDLHPKPASRRNEPCFLPHIVRQVAAWRGQDAEWLGRNVDENARRIFRPGQKGE from the coding sequence ATGTTCGACATTGGCGTTAATCTGACCAGCTCACAATTTCGCACAGATCGGGAACCGGTGGTGGCGCGCGCCCGTCAGGCTGGCGTGACCGGTCTGTTGCTGACGGGGACCAATGCCGAAGAGAGCGAACAGGCATGTCTGCTTGCCGCGCAATATCCCGATTACTGTTGGTCGACCGCCGGTGTTCACCCGCATGACGCCAGCGGCTGGAGCGACGATACCGCCGGGCTGATTCATCAACTGGCGGGGCGTGAGCAGGTGCTGGCGATTGGCGAGTGCGGGCTGGATTTCAACCGTAACTTTTCCACCCCACAGGAACAGGAGCAGGCGTTCAGCGCGCAGTTGGCGATTGCCGCCGAACGCGCGATGCCGGTTTTTCTGCACTGCCGCGACGCGCATGCGCGTTTTATGGCACTGCTGACGCCGTGGCTCGATAAGCTGCCGGCCGCGGTGCTGCACTGTTTCACCGGTTCCGGCGACGAGCTGAACGACAGTTTGCGCGCCGGGTTGATGATCGGCATTACCGGCTGGGTATGCGATGAACGGCGCGGATTGGAGTTGCGCGCGCTGTTGCCTCGTATTCCGGACGATCGGTTGCTGCTGGAAACCGACGCGCCCTACCTGTTACCCCGGGATTTACATCCTAAACCTGCATCCCGCCGTAACGAACCCTGTTTTCTGCCGCATATTGTCCGTCAGGTCGCGGCCTGGCGCGGGCAGGACGCCGAATGGCTTGGCAGAAATGTGGATGAAAACGCCCGCCGGATTTTCCGGCCGGGCCAGAAAGGAGAATAA